From Mycoplasmopsis gallinacea, the proteins below share one genomic window:
- the gltX gene encoding glutamate--tRNA ligase, with product MKKIRTRYAPSPTGYLHIGGARTALFCYLFAKHFGGDFIFRLEDTDVKRNVEKGEESQLNNLAWLGIVPDESPYKPNPKHGNYRQSEKLDIYRKIANELIQKGFAYKAYDNSEELEAKKSESDAKGIPSFRYDRNWLKISEEEKQRRDANGEYSIRFSMPDNEIYKWDDIVRGEISFNSSDLGDWVIYKSDGYPTYNFAVVVDDHDMEISHVLRGEEHIGNTPKQLAIYKALNWEAPQFGHLTIITNMEGKKLSKRDLTLKQFIEDYKNEGYVPEAIFNFLALLGWTSSDAQEVMDHKTLINKFDPERLSKSPSKFDIGKMNWFSKQYMKNQNNSIIASNLKVEELNLDSEWLNLFIDTFKQSAVTYSEIRSHLNQYLNPVVAKVQFEEKDLNVIMTFKVLLEELITNNEFEVEKIQAMINLTQEKTGAKGKNLFMPIRLMATNAEHGPELAKAIYLFGDKVVAERLKQYDN from the coding sequence ATGAAGAAAATAAGAACACGCTACGCACCTAGTCCAACTGGTTATTTACACATCGGAGGAGCTAGAACCGCACTTTTTTGTTATCTTTTTGCTAAACATTTTGGTGGTGATTTCATTTTTAGATTAGAAGATACAGATGTTAAAAGAAATGTGGAAAAAGGGGAAGAGAGTCAATTAAACAACTTAGCTTGATTAGGGATTGTTCCTGATGAATCTCCTTATAAACCAAATCCAAAACACGGAAATTATCGTCAAAGTGAAAAATTGGATATTTATAGAAAAATTGCTAATGAATTAATCCAAAAAGGTTTTGCTTACAAAGCTTATGATAATTCAGAAGAACTTGAAGCTAAAAAAAGCGAAAGTGATGCTAAAGGTATTCCAAGTTTTAGATATGATAGAAACTGATTAAAAATTAGTGAAGAAGAAAAACAAAGAAGAGATGCTAATGGTGAATACTCAATTAGATTTTCAATGCCTGATAATGAAATTTATAAATGAGATGATATTGTTAGAGGTGAAATTTCATTTAACTCAAGTGATTTAGGTGATTGAGTTATTTACAAATCTGATGGATATCCAACATATAACTTTGCTGTTGTTGTAGATGATCATGACATGGAAATTTCACACGTACTCCGTGGTGAAGAGCATATCGGAAATACACCAAAACAATTAGCTATTTACAAAGCTTTAAATTGAGAAGCTCCACAATTTGGACACTTAACAATCATTACTAATATGGAAGGTAAAAAGCTTTCAAAACGTGATTTAACATTAAAACAATTTATTGAAGATTACAAAAATGAAGGTTATGTTCCTGAAGCTATTTTTAACTTCTTAGCTCTTTTAGGGTGAACATCTAGTGATGCACAAGAAGTTATGGATCACAAAACTTTAATCAATAAATTCGATCCTGAAAGATTAAGCAAATCGCCATCTAAATTTGATATCGGCAAAATGAATTGATTCTCAAAACAATACATGAAAAACCAAAATAACAGCATTATTGCAAGCAATTTAAAAGTGGAAGAGTTAAATTTAGATTCAGAGTGATTAAACTTATTTATTGATACTTTTAAACAAAGTGCTGTAACTTATAGTGAAATTAGATCTCATTTAAATCAATATTTAAATCCTGTTGTTGCTAAAGTTCAATTCGAAGAAAAAGACTTAAATGTAATTATGACTTTTAAAGTTCTTCTTGAAGAATTAATTACTAATAATGAATTTGAAGTTGAAAAAATACAAGCAATGATTAACTTAACACAAGAAAAAACAGGTGCAAAAGGAAAAAACTTATTTATGCCAATTAGATTGATGGCTACAAATGCTGAACATGGTCCTGAACTTGCAAAAGCAATTTATCTTTTTGGTGATAAAGTAGTTGCAGAAAGGTTAAAGCAATATGACAATTAA
- a CDS encoding deoxynucleoside kinase, whose translation MTIAISGMTSSGKSSLTSNLHNHFQNSLRLNEFEEDDEMFYTMLKWHLDHKPHATLTFETYIMASHVRNLRQLKEEFENKKMNPQKDFIFLDRFSVEHLIFGEVAFNDIDPEAFEVYQAATSKLINKDALPDYAIFLDLSFESFKERIFERNRKSEIESWDSNEEYWKRLHGLYKVTFERLCKEYNVKYFIVNTDGLKKEQTFEKVLNLIKEEIINKD comes from the coding sequence ATGACAATTGCAATTAGCGGAATGACCAGTAGCGGAAAGAGTAGTTTAACGTCAAATTTACACAACCATTTTCAAAATTCATTAAGATTAAATGAATTTGAAGAAGACGATGAAATGTTTTACACAATGTTAAAGTGACATTTGGATCATAAACCACATGCAACTTTAACGTTTGAAACTTACATTATGGCTTCACATGTAAGGAACTTAAGACAGCTCAAAGAAGAATTTGAAAATAAAAAAATGAATCCTCAAAAAGATTTTATTTTCTTAGACCGTTTTTCAGTTGAGCATTTAATTTTTGGAGAAGTAGCTTTTAACGACATTGACCCTGAAGCTTTTGAAGTATATCAAGCTGCAACTAGCAAATTAATTAACAAAGATGCATTACCAGATTATGCAATCTTCCTAGATTTAAGCTTTGAAAGTTTCAAAGAAAGAATTTTCGAACGAAACCGTAAAAGCGAAATTGAAAGTTGAGACAGCAATGAAGAATATTGAAAAAGACTCCATGGACTTTACAAAGTAACTTTTGAAAGACTTTGTAAAGAATACAATGTTAAATACTTTATCGTTAATACAGATGGACTGAAAAAAGAACAAACATTTGAAAAAGTATTAAACCTTATCAAAGAAGAAATTATCAACAAAGATTAA
- a CDS encoding serine/threonine-protein kinase, giving the protein MNKTKIALIPNSKVFKKYKIIRILGNGGMGTVFLVSKLENEKELFALKYRHLDHNQDNQKRFSEEINIIKQVKSKHIPYYVEDYQDEYEQYYIMEYVKGKTLYDIIHENGYLTSRLAVNYIRQILEGIGELHALGIIHRDIKSHNILVNDEQKIKIIDLGISLTNNSQRITKANSIVCSSYYAAPEYLDKSKPINKTVDIYSIGIILYETLAGKYPFEGKSESDTILMHKNDKFPNILEVRQQREVPQSVVNIMLKATAKDPSKRYQSAWEMQIDLKTCLSSKRMLEKPINAKTTKPKKTWVDIVNSKAFLISAIAVIIVLIILSFVVLALYN; this is encoded by the coding sequence ATGAACAAAACTAAAATTGCATTAATTCCAAATTCAAAAGTATTTAAAAAATACAAAATCATTCGTATTTTAGGCAATGGCGGAATGGGGACTGTTTTTTTAGTAAGCAAGCTTGAAAATGAAAAAGAACTTTTTGCCCTTAAATATAGACATTTAGATCATAATCAAGATAACCAAAAGCGTTTTAGTGAAGAAATTAACATCATCAAGCAAGTTAAATCAAAACACATCCCTTATTATGTTGAAGATTATCAAGATGAATACGAGCAATATTACATAATGGAATACGTTAAGGGAAAAACTTTATATGACATTATCCATGAAAATGGATATCTCACTTCTAGACTTGCAGTTAATTATATTCGACAAATTTTAGAAGGAATTGGTGAGCTTCATGCTCTTGGAATCATTCACCGCGATATTAAAAGCCATAACATTTTGGTTAATGATGAACAAAAAATTAAGATCATTGACTTAGGAATTTCACTTACAAACAATTCACAAAGAATTACTAAAGCAAATTCAATTGTATGTAGCTCATATTATGCAGCTCCTGAATATTTAGATAAAAGCAAACCTATTAACAAAACAGTTGATATTTATTCAATTGGAATTATTCTTTATGAAACCCTTGCTGGCAAATATCCTTTTGAAGGCAAAAGTGAATCTGATACTATTTTGATGCATAAAAACGATAAGTTTCCAAATATTTTAGAAGTGCGTCAGCAAAGGGAAGTTCCGCAATCAGTAGTCAATATTATGTTAAAAGCTACCGCAAAAGATCCAAGTAAAAGGTATCAAAGTGCATGAGAGATGCAAATAGATTTAAAAACTTGCCTTTCTTCAAAAAGAATGCTCGAAAAACCAATTAACGCAAAAACAACAAAACCAAAAAAAACTTGAGTAGACATTGTTAATTCAAAAGCTTTTTTAATTAGTGCTATAGCTGTTATTATTGTTTTAATCATCCTATCTTTTGTAGTGTTAGCGCTTTATAATTAA
- a CDS encoding DUF2179 domain-containing protein: MEQNIEEQNCNDSKISNHIVKKNTIYKRTKMSNFGLKLSSLYTNMPLYKIVLITIAVAIFFGVISVFLVKNVGIYNFGLAAFGQSFARLTKVLIKEGSMSSQVRNLIDQFIFWIAYIILSIPIFIFGYKKIGSLFTNLTVIFLVVSSVVSFSIGLIPGANDVYLIGDFSNKDVKDNLTEWQKPLSDLIPLSWSYKDSGNIISLMLYSILYGYLLAWIFAIIQIIGGTAGVTGVIGEWYANTKQKSFGSISGYMNIIIVLICVGIGSYLPGSIVLKDANDPRAWNFELYLSPNFIATILTNVVYILTLNKLYPKFKLVRLEIYSQKWQEVQKVIINDRKIVTGITIFRAKGGFKGSDINVVTSIALFRHVLRLISDVRKVDKNAFISVSDVTSIDGHVYLPEEKF, encoded by the coding sequence ATGGAACAAAATATAGAAGAACAAAACTGCAATGATTCTAAAATTTCGAATCATATAGTTAAGAAAAACACTATTTATAAAAGAACAAAAATGTCTAATTTTGGTCTTAAACTTAGTTCACTTTATACCAACATGCCTTTATACAAAATTGTTTTAATCACAATTGCTGTTGCCATATTTTTTGGTGTAATTAGCGTGTTTTTAGTTAAAAACGTTGGTATTTATAATTTTGGTCTAGCTGCTTTTGGGCAATCATTTGCTAGATTAACAAAAGTTCTTATCAAAGAAGGTTCAATGTCTTCTCAGGTAAGAAATTTAATTGACCAATTCATTTTCTGAATTGCGTACATTATTTTAAGTATTCCTATTTTTATTTTTGGTTATAAAAAAATCGGTTCTTTATTTACTAATTTAACAGTTATCTTTTTGGTTGTCTCATCTGTTGTCTCATTTTCAATTGGTCTTATTCCAGGGGCAAATGATGTGTATTTAATTGGGGATTTTAGCAATAAAGATGTTAAAGATAATCTTACTGAATGACAAAAACCATTAAGTGATTTAATCCCTCTTTCATGAAGTTATAAAGATAGTGGTAACATTATTTCATTAATGCTTTATTCAATTTTATATGGTTATTTACTTGCTTGAATTTTTGCAATCATCCAAATTATTGGTGGTACAGCAGGTGTTACAGGTGTTATTGGTGAATGATACGCAAATACAAAACAAAAATCTTTCGGTTCAATTTCTGGATATATGAACATTATTATTGTCTTAATTTGTGTCGGAATAGGATCATATCTCCCTGGTTCAATTGTACTTAAAGACGCAAATGATCCAAGAGCATGAAACTTTGAATTATATTTATCGCCTAATTTTATAGCTACAATTCTTACTAATGTTGTGTATATACTTACACTTAACAAGCTTTATCCTAAATTCAAACTTGTTAGATTAGAAATTTATTCACAAAAATGACAAGAAGTTCAAAAGGTGATTATTAACGATAGAAAAATTGTTACTGGGATTACAATCTTCAGAGCTAAAGGTGGATTTAAAGGATCAGATATTAATGTTGTGACTTCAATTGCACTTTTCAGACATGTTCTAAGATTAATTTCTGATGTTAGAAAAGTTGATAAAAACGCCTTTATTTCAGTATCGGATGTTACAAGTATTGATGGACACGTGTACTTGCCAGAAGAAAAATTTTAA
- the rsgA gene encoding ribosome small subunit-dependent GTPase A, which produces MKGKIFSIVAGQYLINDENNNLITLPAAGKLRHMQVVPLVGDNVEFENGMLQEVYPRENEFVRPKVANIDQMIVCMSIKEPNFQPYLIDKYLAIIEGKNIKPILFFTKSDLDELESHKWFTYYKSMNYDVYLINNNNDEVKNLKGLFKDKYSVFMGQSGVGKTTTLNNLSNSNYQTQTISKALGRGKHTTRVVQIIPFNEGYLVDTPGFSSLNLDMDAFALSRSFDLFKKYAPMCKYRSCLHINEKLKDCAIKQKVEESIITILRYENYLKMQNELKEKVK; this is translated from the coding sequence ATGAAAGGAAAAATATTTTCAATTGTAGCAGGACAATATTTAATTAATGACGAAAATAACAACTTAATTACACTCCCTGCTGCTGGTAAATTAAGACATATGCAAGTTGTACCACTTGTTGGTGATAATGTAGAATTTGAAAATGGAATGCTTCAAGAAGTTTATCCACGTGAAAATGAATTTGTTAGACCTAAAGTAGCTAATATTGATCAAATGATAGTATGCATGTCAATTAAAGAACCGAATTTTCAACCCTATTTAATTGATAAATATTTAGCAATTATTGAAGGTAAAAACATTAAGCCAATTTTATTTTTTACTAAATCTGATTTAGATGAACTTGAAAGTCATAAATGATTTACATATTACAAAAGCATGAATTATGATGTGTATTTAATTAACAATAATAACGACGAAGTTAAAAACCTAAAAGGGCTTTTTAAAGATAAATACTCAGTATTTATGGGGCAATCAGGAGTTGGAAAAACAACAACTTTAAATAATTTAAGCAATAGCAATTACCAAACTCAAACCATTTCTAAAGCCTTAGGAAGAGGAAAACATACTACAAGGGTAGTTCAAATCATTCCTTTTAATGAAGGATATTTAGTTGATACTCCTGGTTTTAGCTCTTTAAATTTAGATATGGATGCTTTTGCACTTAGCCGTAGCTTTGATCTTTTTAAAAAATATGCACCTATGTGTAAATATAGATCATGCTTGCACATAAATGAAAAATTAAAAGATTGTGCAATTAAACAAAAAGTAGAAGAGAGTATAATTACTATATTAAGATATGAAAATTATCTTAAGATGCAAAATGAATTGAAAGAGAAGGTAAAATAA
- a CDS encoding ribulose-phosphate 3-epimerase: MAKYVTPSLLNVEPENRLKMANTLVNEGIRWIHYDIMDGEFVPNTAIKIKEIENINQHGLAHIKDAHLMVVEPYEYFESVKNHVDIVTFHYEAIEDDLERFEEFLNENQHEFKIGLAIKPNTPVEAIKSFLSKLTLVLVMSVEPGKGGQKFIETSIDKIKNLREERNKHGYEFLIQVDGGINDTTGPLCFAAGADACVAGTFLVKNPTKATIDSILGKFAK; this comes from the coding sequence ATGGCAAAATATGTTACCCCAAGCTTATTAAATGTCGAACCTGAAAATCGTCTAAAAATGGCTAATACACTTGTTAATGAAGGAATTAGATGAATTCACTATGATATTATGGATGGTGAATTTGTGCCAAATACAGCCATCAAAATCAAAGAAATAGAAAATATTAATCAACACGGGCTTGCTCACATCAAAGATGCTCACTTAATGGTTGTTGAGCCTTATGAATATTTTGAAAGTGTTAAGAATCACGTTGATATAGTAACATTTCACTATGAAGCAATTGAGGATGATTTAGAAAGATTCGAAGAATTTTTAAACGAAAATCAACACGAATTCAAAATTGGACTTGCAATTAAACCTAATACCCCAGTAGAAGCTATTAAATCTTTTTTATCTAAATTAACACTTGTTTTAGTTATGTCAGTAGAACCAGGTAAAGGTGGGCAAAAATTCATCGAAACTTCAATTGACAAAATTAAAAACTTAAGAGAAGAAAGAAACAAACATGGATACGAATTTTTAATCCAAGTTGATGGTGGAATCAATGATACCACTGGCCCACTTTGCTTTGCAGCAGGTGCTGACGCTTGTGTAGCTGGAACGTTTTTAGTGAAAAATCCTACTAAAGCTACAATTGATTCTATTTTAGGTAAATTTGCAAAATAA
- a CDS encoding thermonuclease family protein, with amino-acid sequence MLKALDGDTAKIELKGKTITVRLFAIDTPETLKPGINDEENFAPYENVWGEVAKKELMKLIKSNSNKDIFYLKISADKYHREVGILFFKESLDIKDSINYYLVTNGLARVAYFSFDKWKSPFYLKNEQQRIFVKELLNAQSQALNNKMGFWKAGLENVFAKEWK; translated from the coding sequence ATGCTCAAAGCTTTAGACGGAGATACTGCTAAAATAGAGTTAAAAGGCAAAACTATAACAGTGAGATTATTTGCAATTGACACTCCTGAGACATTAAAACCTGGAATTAACGATGAAGAAAACTTTGCCCCGTATGAAAATGTGTGAGGTGAAGTAGCTAAAAAAGAGTTGATGAAGCTAATAAAAAGCAATAGCAATAAAGATATTTTTTATCTGAAAATATCGGCAGATAAGTATCATAGGGAGGTTGGTATTTTGTTTTTTAAAGAAAGTTTGGATATAAAAGATTCTATTAATTATTATTTAGTAACTAATGGTTTAGCAAGAGTAGCTTACTTTTCTTTTGATAAGTGAAAATCACCTTTTTATTTAAAAAATGAGCAACAAAGAATATTTGTAAAAGAACTTTTAAATGCACAAAGTCAAGCTTTAAACAACAAAATGGGATTTTGAAAAGCAGGGTTAGAGAATGTCTTTGCCAAGGAATGAAAATAA
- a CDS encoding N-acetylmuramic acid 6-phosphate etherase has product MIKNKIAALATEQRNVRSKNFSSFSTEQMVETIALEDSLIANEIQKQKRVIAKLIDTLYKQVKAGGRLIYIGAGTSGKIGSLDATEIHSTFGAKDKVFALIAGGTEALYKPLEGFEDSPEQIIDHLKELNVTNKDVIVGLSASGRTPYVISGLKYAKELGCKNALICNSNTKISDFKVDHIIFINTGPEVITGSTRMKAATSQKMVCNILTTSLMTKLGYVRENYMVNVVPNNLKLEQRCINMIADIAKISYEEAQKSFNVTRNVVISLYMILDKLSLDKAKAKYAKNYQN; this is encoded by the coding sequence ATGATTAAAAATAAAATAGCTGCATTAGCTACTGAACAAAGAAATGTTCGTAGCAAAAACTTTTCTTCTTTTTCAACTGAGCAAATGGTTGAAACTATTGCTTTAGAAGATTCGCTTATTGCTAATGAAATCCAAAAGCAAAAAAGGGTAATTGCAAAGCTTATAGATACCCTATATAAGCAAGTTAAAGCTGGTGGAAGATTAATTTACATCGGGGCTGGAACTAGCGGTAAAATTGGTTCTTTAGATGCAACTGAAATTCATTCTACATTTGGAGCTAAAGATAAAGTTTTCGCTCTAATTGCTGGTGGAACAGAGGCTTTATATAAACCACTAGAAGGCTTTGAAGATAGTCCTGAGCAAATCATTGATCATTTAAAAGAGCTTAATGTTACAAATAAAGATGTAATTGTAGGTTTAAGCGCTTCAGGAAGAACTCCTTATGTTATTTCAGGCCTTAAATATGCAAAAGAGCTTGGATGCAAAAATGCTTTAATTTGCAATTCTAACACCAAAATTAGCGACTTTAAAGTAGATCATATAATTTTCATTAACACAGGTCCAGAAGTTATAACAGGATCAACCAGAATGAAAGCTGCTACATCTCAAAAAATGGTATGTAACATCCTAACGACTTCACTTATGACAAAGCTTGGTTATGTTAGAGAAAACTACATGGTTAATGTAGTTCCAAACAATTTAAAACTTGAGCAAAGATGCATTAATATGATTGCAGATATAGCTAAAATTTCATATGAAGAAGCTCAAAAATCTTTTAATGTTACTCGCAATGTCGTAATTTCTCTTTATATGATTTTAGACAAATTATCCTTAGATAAAGCTAAAGCTAAATATGCCAAAAATTATCAAAATTAA